From Apteryx mantelli isolate bAptMan1 unplaced genomic scaffold, bAptMan1.hap1 HAP1_SCAFFOLD_259, whole genome shotgun sequence, one genomic window encodes:
- the LOC136996224 gene encoding olfactory receptor 14C36-like, whose protein sequence is MSNSSSLNEFLLLAFVDTRELQLLHFSLFLGIYLAALLGNGLIITAVACDHRLHTPMYFFLLNLSLLDLGTISTTVPKSTINSLRNTRAISYSGCAAQVFSFVFFMLAEYSLLTVMSYDRYVAICKPLHYGTIMGSRACVKMAAAAWASGFLNAVLHTANTFSIPVCKGNTVDQFFCEIPQILKLSCSDSYLREVGLIVFTACLGLGGFVFIVLSYVQIFTAVLRIPSEQGRHKAFSMCLPHLAVVSLFVSSVIYATLKPPSFSLPAVDLVVAVLYAVVPPAVNPLIYSMRSKEVKDALKKLIQWAQCQHQ, encoded by the coding sequence atgtccaacagcagctccctcaacgagttcctcctcctggcatttgtggacacacgggagctgcagctcttgcacttctcgctcttcctgggcatctacctggctgccctcctgggcaacggcctcatcatcacagctgtagcctgtgaccaccgcctccacacccccatgtacttcttcctccttaacctctccctcctcgaccttggcaccatctccactactgtccccaaatccacgaTCAATTCTctgaggaacaccagggccatttcatactcaggatgtgctgcccaggtcttttcctttgtctttttcatgttggctgagtattcacttctcacagtcatgtcctatgaccgctatgttgccatctgcaaacccctgcactatgggaccatcatgggcagcagagcttgtgtcaaaatggcagcagctgcctgggccagtggttttctcaatgctgtgctgcacactgctaatacattttcaataccagtctgcaaaggcaacacagtggaccagttcttctgtgaaatcccacagatcctcaagctctcctgctctgactcctacctcagggaagttgggcttattgtgtttACTGCCTGTTTAGGTTTGGggggctttgttttcattgtgttgtcctacgtgcagatcttcacagctgtgctgaggatcccctctgagcagggacggcacaaagccttttccatgtgcctgcctcacctggccgtggtctccctgtttgtcagctctGTGATATATGCCACCCTGaagcctccctccttctccttgccAGCTGTGGATctcgtggtggctgttctgtacgcagtggtgcctccagcagtgaaccccctcatctacagcatgaggagcaAGGAGGTCAAAGATGCCCTGAAAAAACTCATTCAGTGGgcacaatgtcagcaccaataa